The Triticum aestivum cultivar Chinese Spring chromosome 7B, IWGSC CS RefSeq v2.1, whole genome shotgun sequence genome window below encodes:
- the LOC123162626 gene encoding protein bfr2-like, which produces MEREVGTDGNKDGEDDIEEEDDEKEGDAGKEDNDDEEGDGHDKEKEDDGQGKDDVDDDDGGGCNGDSGDNGGSYGNEDVAAEEQDSDDDEQSTLQFLIEKKRYSKPKGLHEAANISIKDLVMTEFKTAASPKPRFPVFEVKEMLDLDYRSVAAEARIIFEELLRAEDLDMVFTFKPEEICPKPIRQKIMREIGALNEVAEPKKVGQNQLPPLPPSKKMKKTFSFILEPSI; this is translated from the coding sequence ATGGAGAGGGAAGTCGGAACTGATGGAAACAAGGATGGTGAAGATGATATAGAGGAAGAGGATGACGAAAAAGAAGGGGATGCAGGAAAGGAAGACAATGACGATGAAGAAGGTGATGGGCACGATAAAGAGAAGGAAGATGATGGGCAGGGAaaggatgatgttgatgatgatgatggtggaggTTGCAACGGTGACTCAGGCGACAATGGTGGCTCCTACGGTAATGAGGATGTTGCAGCTGAAGAACAAGACAGCGACGATGATGAACAAAGCACGCTGCAATTTCTAATTGAAAAGAAGAGATATAGTAAGCCAAAAGGACTGCATGAGGCAGCTAACATCTCTATCAAAGATCTTGTGATGACTGAGTTTAAAACTGCTGCTTCCCCAAAGCCACGCTTCCCTGTTTTTGAAGTAAAAGAAATGTTGGATCTTGATTACAGATCCGTTGCAGCCGAAGCTAGGATTATTTTCGAAGAGCTGTTGAGGGCAGAAGATTTGGATATGGTCTTCACATTTAAACCTGAAGAAATATGCCCAAAGCCGATTCGCCAGAAAATAATGAGAGAAATTGGTGCTCTAAATGAAGTTGCAGAACCAAAGAAAGTTGGTCAAAACCAACTACCACCACTTCCGCcatcaaagaagatgaagaaaacttTCAGTTTCATATTAGAGCCATCTATATGA